Part of the Octopus sinensis linkage group LG10, ASM634580v1, whole genome shotgun sequence genome is shown below.
taaaacaacggTAACAGTCATCCTAACCGGACAATCTTTACTTTAAAGTACTGTTACTGTAAgtcgagagatttagaaataatagagTTTCTATTTAACTTCTATTATATATTAGCATTAAGGGCatagattagcagaatcattggAAATTCTGATAAAATGCCTTGCGATACTTATTCCGGCACTTTACGTTCTTACTTCGAATCCTAccgaagtcagctttgcttttcatcctattgtggttgataaaataaggaccagttgagcactttcACTACTTTTATTGATTAAcctcttcccctcaaaattgctcgcATTTCGCCTCAGTTGACACACAGttattatatattagtattgCTTTGTCCTGTGCTCCTGGAGGTTCTCGGGTTAAAATCCATTTGATTCAACCCCCATTTCGCCCAGCCAACATTGGTGAAATAAACTGTAAAGAGACCTTgtcaagaaatatttcatttatttcaaaaagGACACTCCttaaaaagtgtgtatatattgtcaaTCAAATCGACATTCGTATATAAATGGTAATTATTATATTTCCTCTGGAGGGGCTGACAGCGGTAGAATTAAAACGGAACATTAAGTTTATTCAGTACAAGGGATACTTAATCAGGCCGCTTCAACTATCTAACAATCTTTCTTAATAGGAACAGATTAGAATAAACAACTCGTAGTTATAGAGCATCAAGTCCCTCACTGTCGAAGAAGCACGAATATCGTCAATATGGCAATctcatttctttatattattctGGGCATTAGTGTAGTACGTGCGATTGATTAATCCATCAGTTTTGATAATCAATGCTCCATCAATAAAATTACCTGCTCATCGTTAATGGCTGAGTGTTCCAGACACTTGAAACCCGTAATGTATCAGACTGTCAACAGCAGGTGTTTACACACACCAAATGCATAATGAGCAGTTGTGCTGTTAAATGAGATTTACTGTCAGTGGTTATGAGTCATTATCCTGATTAGACAGTAATGTTTATAACGATaacgaaaggagagagagagagaggtgtggcaTGAGAAGGAATGGGTTAGTTTGTATTTTAACTgtggttatttttttaaaaatcaaggtCTTggcaaatacatgcatgtatagtatACGCACTCTTATCTTATTTACAGGTAAGCGGGACATCAAATAATTATATCTAATTCATAGGTcattaaatgaaatattgcaaGCTTAAATTACTCGGCTATccgataaaattataattttttgcaAGCTTTATTAAagtaattttacttttaattatcaCAGTTAAAATACAAAAGTGCCCGAGAATTCATAccaagaaaataaaattgaagggaatggtaaaaaaaaacaatttttttccaacAAGAATGAATTTAGTGAAATGCTTTCTATAGAAAACTTATGAATATCTAATCGCATCTCGCTGCTCATCGCTATTCCCAGATTGCTTCTTTAGTTTGATGTCCAGATCTGTCTGCACTGATCGAGTGAACCGGATGATAAAAAAAGCGCACCAAACACAACTatactctctttttcctttttatctttagCCTAATTTAAACTATCCTGTATCCTTTGGTTAAGATAGTAAAGTGAACCCAGCCAACTGTTATTGAGAATTAGTTATTTCCGaatatttatcagaaaaaaacccaaaaaaacacaGGATCGACATTAGCTGTTTAGTTTTCTACATCAGGGGACTACATTGTATAACGTGTTTTTCCTTCTTATAGACTTATGGtacaatttggttgttatttctgtttCGCAGATCATGTAGAGACTCATATTTCTCTTCTGGTACGATCAATTCAATACACACACTGCCAAGTATCAGAATCGTATTATGATAGAATTGcttttaatttaggcacaaggccagcaattttagggagaggTTTTAGTCGATTAAACCGATCCAGTACATGACTGGGATTTGATTTTAtcgatctcagcaggatttgaactctggttAAAGGGCCGGAAAAAATACTGCGAAGTATTTTGTCAAACGTTGCCCTCATATTGTGATACATAATGAATTAATTAGATTTGGGCGGGGGAGGAGGTCTACCGACTCGCCTTTGACTTTATTTCCCACGACCACGTCCTTTAAATGACCAAAATCATACTTTCAACaagcaaaaataattttgtccGTTTTAAAATCCTTTCAACCATGTTTTGcgcatttcattaaatttattcaTGATAGCATCACCTAAAAACAAGCCAcggaaatgtttttaaattttgataaactgtcaaaataaaatttattttcgaataatgaaattttttttgctctattttgtattgttttgtttcaaaagtgaagattttgtttttttcctcttaaaaaaaaaaaaaagatgatctgAAACgattgtaattaaatatattaatatatacaattaatgatATGCACatattaaaaatgaagaattGAACTTTTTGTAAGTGACAAAATAAAATCCACTACCAAACATTATTAATCAATAAATGATTTATGGGAGGTGGTagaagtaaaatgatgatgacgaaaggTGGGGCAGAATAGAAAACAGAGTTCCAAGGGTACCTTGGAATAGATATAGTTccaatttgttgttttgttttttgaagagAATAGGATGGAGATACTTGTTACTGGAATAATTATGTAAACGGTAGTAAATAGTAGCAGATGTATTGAAAGAACCGAATGAAGCTGAAGGTAACCACACTCAACGGGTAATAAATAGCTTCAATATACGTCGTTCAGTTTTGCACAGATCGGGGTGGGAATGAAGGTGAAAATACAAAGCACCAGAATATCTTGGAATATATGTATCTCTTGGAGAGAGATAAATGGATGGGGTTGGTATAGAGTTGGCAGTCACTCATTATTTTCTCCTTATGAACATTTGCTGGCTGTGGTTTCCAAACACAACTActgatgtttgtgtttatatttgacacatatatacatcatatcttCAGGTGACAAACATGAAATGTAATAACGGGAGCGATCTAGTTATTACAGTATGTTTGCttgtaaaatatgtttaaaaaagaaaatacgatcagctctttaaaaaaaaactatgtttaAATGGATTTAGATTAAATTTATAAGATATTTTAAGCATTCAGAATTGTATTGAAATGTTTATATGCTTGGATGTGTTGTTAGAATAACAAATGTCAATAGATGTAGGTGTATtgattttagtatttattttggagtttatattatatagaacATTTTAAATCAACTTGTTGATGTAaacatgaatgtgtttatgtatgcgaatgtttataaatataaacattaaattcTGATGTTAATGTGATGCAATGCATTTTATAAGTTTCCATCGTGTATCGTCGATTCGTTGAAGTTGAGGAAAATGAAAGTAcatcaacatatatgtatgtatgtatgtaagtcccCATAAAACGAGGGAGGGAGAATTAAATGGTCTTCTCTCATTTGCTGCTGGTGTATTTAGTGACGGCTTTGGTTCCTTCTGATACGGCGTGTTTGGCTAATTCACCCGGTAACAAAAGACGAACTGCTGTCTGCACCTCACGACTGCTAATGGTCGATCGTTTATTGTAGTGGGCAAGGCGGCTGGACTCTGCGGCGATTCTTTCGAACAGGTCGTTGACGAAGCTGTTCATAATGGACATAGCCTTGCTAGAGATACCCGTGTCCGGGTGCACCTGCTTCAAtactttatagatatagatagaatagctttccttcctcttcctcttcctctttttgtcACCACTGCGGGCCGGTTTCGGTTTCGCAGCTTTCTTAGCTCCTTTGGCACTCACTTTGGGTGGCATGGTTCAAAATAGAACAGTGGTGGTGATCGTGGCAGTTGGTTGGCAATGAAACAGTGGTGGTagcaagaaaaaaaggaaggaatttCGAAGAGTAAGAAAAAATGTTAAAGCAACGGTTGGAACAATgcgtttcatttttatttatatgaaaagaGTAGGCTCCAGAGATCGTAGTTAAGCGAGTCTAGCCAGCCGATTTCGCTTTAAAGCAATTCAATTGGCTACAATTAGAAACTGTCATACAACTCAGCCAATCAAAAGATAGCTGTACCTTTTCGTTCCTTGTGTGCTATCGTGGTCTGTGATTGGATAGAATTGCTTCTCACATGCTGTCTGCTTAGCTGTACGTGAGTGATAATGTGTATGTTTGGCTCTCATTTCCATTCTCTCTTTTAACGTTTCTGTCTGGAAGCattatggttaaaaaaaaatttttaaggacGAACCACACTAGTTTTATCAATCAAACTGAGCGATTTAATTAATTCCGTCAAGATTCTGCTAGAGCTAATCTGGTATTACGATAAACTGAAACAAAATCTAATAAATCATGATTATTTACAATCCTCAGGGTAACGTCCGCGAcgaggcgtggttgtgtggtaagaagtttacttcccatccacatggttctgggttcagtcccactgcttggcaccttgggcaagtgtcttctattatagctaaaGCCGTGTAAGccgatttgatagacggaaactgaaagaaggccgtcgtttgtgtgtgtgtctttactgcttgacaactggtgttgttttgtttacgtcctcgtaacgtagcgattcggcaaaatagactgatagaataagtaccaggcttttaaataaaaacaagtaGAGGGGTCGATTcgtttctacactaggcacaaggcccgaaattttgggggaggggggcaagtcgattagatcggcccccagcatggctgcagtccaatgattaaagccaagtaaaaaatataagatgCTATATATAATGAGGAATTGAATTTGTGATTTCTTTCCCCCTCAGAATCGTAACATCTGATGTTTAAAACAATGATCTGAATAAATTTTCAGCAAGAAACGGAATAGAACGTTGAAGGTACATGTTCTGATAGAACGTTTCTCTTCCCAATGTTGTTAAACACTTAACTGGACAGACACAAAAAAAGTTCTGGCTTATTTTTAGTTCGGAAAAATAAGAAGTGGTGACGTTCATAACATTCATTTGTGCATAAATGAATTGAATCGATTGGAAATCTAACCTGTCTTGCGAATGCAATTAACCTGGAGATTTAACAACTAACCAAAAAAGAATTGGAATTGGGCTGGTTACGAACGGAAGGGAACGAGAAAGCCAGCAGACAAGATTTCCAAAGGAAGAACTGTATCAAGCTAGATGAAAGACACGTACGCATAATGATAAAGAATTTTTCACTCTGAAAACAATTTCGACTTCGGAGTCGCCATATTTCTCTTAGGTGAGGAAATGAGAGTACTCTTAGCCTTTCCAGTTCCCACTGTTACTTCCCGGCACCGTTTACGTCCTTTTCTCTGCATAGATAATACCCTATCTTTTAATCACGTGGTAAGGCAGTGTCCAGAACCCTTTTAAGGATTTTCAAGGATTGTGGGAGGAAAAGAGGAAGATAGCTTCAAACAGGAAACAGTTGAGTAAACTCCGTTAAAGGAACCCGAACTGTTAGGTACGGTAGCGATGTTAAACCAACCGTAGCAGTATGGAGGTATGAACTGTAACAGCGCGTCACTGCATCCACCATTTATTGGGGATTCCTGACTACTCTTGTCTCTTGGCATGACACCTTTGCACCACTCGGGTGACAGCCTTCCAACCCATGGATCTGTTTGGGCAAATCCTACCTGAATCTCTTTTAGTCGCCTTTTACAAGTTATATTCTTTGACGTGCAGGGTTCCTACACAGAGCAATATGAAACgaagtgtttgctcaagaacacaacacaccgcccgatcttggaatcgaaaccacgctcTGACGATCTTGTGTGCAACATCCTGAGCACTAGGCCTCGCGCCTTAAACCAAGCCAAAGATTAAATCTACTACTGATGTAAGACAATCGTGAGATTTTATCCCCAAACTTTAAGAACCGGAATAAATACTGCAACGCATTCATCTTGAGGTTCCTACAGTTCTGCCCACCACTACACTCGATtgacagtttgtttttttttggtgtgtgggggttctcgaaaggatgaaaagcatagacgaccttggcagaatttgaacacagagcgcaGAGTGTCAAAACAGATTCCACAAGGCACTCTGTACCCAACAGTAATGACTTCGCCAATTCACTATTGAATCAGAATAAATCCTTGATCAGAGACTTTCCATCTGTGATCCTCCTGTCTTAAACCAGTTGTTGTTCTTTAGCCCTCACCAGATCAAACCCTCGATCAGAGACTTTCCATCTGTGACCCTCCTGTCTTAAACCAGTTGTTGTTCTTTAGCCCTCACCCAGATCAAACCCTCGATCAGAGACTTTCCATCTGTGACCCTCCTGTCTTAAACCAGTTGTTGTTCTTTAGTCCTCACCCAGATCAAAGGCCCTCCATCTGTGACGATCCTGACTGTGATTTCaaaggatatgtgtgtatatagtgattacataattctatatatttaaaaaattcttttagttaTTTCCACTACTggaattgcggccatgctaggatAACGTGATTTCAGGAAGATTAGGTCAATCGATTTCTGGGAAAAGGTTCTTTCATATGTTGTTATAGTGGTGGGTGCCCCAGCCTAGGGCTAAAttacgtactctctctctctctctctctctctctctctctctctctctattgtcaGATAACCTTGTACAGGAAGTATATTTTCTATGACTCAAACTTGACTACGTGACAGATCTGTGATCACCATAAAATTTATTgtaaagaggtggtggtggttgctacTGGATCAGGACAGgctcatgatcaaagacattcggGGCGTGACAATCCCGATATTTCATTTGTACACAGTGTGTCCTAGGACTAAGATGGACTTACAGAATGGTGTGCTGGCAACAACTGTTTGTCCAGAGATGAGTTGCTAGGACATTTCGATAATCTCAATTGTGAAACATTCATGTTTCGATCCCTTGCCCGTCTGCATTTACAGTCTTGCTCCACCAAAgcaatttccatttctttctctcttttacttttcatccttagACGAAGGAAAAGAGCTTTTAAACAAGTTTTTCATATTTCTCCTGATGTTTGAATTCACAGAATATGGGACGACATTATGTAATAAGTCCAGGCGTAGCTACAGATGCCTGCTgactttctttcatttacttgtttcagtcataagacagcggccgtgctggggcattCTCgtagagtttagtcgaacaaatcgaccccagtgatgaggcgtacatgtacacacacactcacagacacagacacagacacacacacacacacacacacacacacacacacactctctctctctctctgtatatatatattttttcttttatttgtttcagtcatttgactgcggccattctggagcaccgcctttagtcgaacaaatcgatcccaggacttattctttgtaagtctagtacttattttatcggtttcttttgccgaaccgctatgtaaacacagtcataaataacaaatacatacatacatacatatatatatatatacatatatacatatatatatatatatatatatatatatatatatatataatatatatatatatataatatatatatatatagagagagagagagagagagaaagaggggggttctttcagtttccgtctaccatatccatctactcacaagactttggtcggcccgaggctacagtagaagacacttacccacggTGACACgttgtgggaccgaacccagaaacatgcggttggtaagcaagcttccttccacacagccactcctgcgcctatatctatctatctatctatctatctatctatctatctatatatatatattaatatatatatatatatatatatgtgtgtgtatataatatatatatatgtgtgtgtgtgtatatatatatatatatatgtgtgtgtatatgcatattatatatgtgtatatgcatatatatatatgtatatgcatatatatatatatgtatatgcatatatatatatatgtatatgcatatatatatatatgcatatatatatatacatatatatatatattatatatatatgtatatgcatatatatatatatacatatatatatatatattatatatatatatatatatatataatgtatatgcatatatatatatatgtatatgcatatatatatatatgtatatgcatatatatatatatgtatatgcatatatatatatatgtatatatatatatatgtatatgcatattatatatatatgcatatatatatatgtatatgcatatatatatatgtatatgcatatatatatatgtatatgcatatgtatatatatgtatatgcatatgtatatatatgtatatgcatatgtatatatatgtatatgc
Proteins encoded:
- the LOC118765148 gene encoding histone H2B, gonadal, with protein sequence MPPKVSAKGAKKAAKPKPARSGDKKRKRKRKESYSIYIYKVLKQVHPDTGISSKAMSIMNSFVNDLFERIAAESSRLAHYNKRSTISSREVQTAVRLLLPGELAKHAVSEGTKAVTKYTSSK